aaatgaaaaaaaacaatgtGAAATATTGGCAAGatagtaggaatgtaaattagtgccactttggaaaattagtTGATTTAGTATTGAACATATGTGACCATATGTATTCCTTATGCCCCAGAAATTGTACTCCTAAATATTTactcaacaaaaacaaagttGAGCAAAAACGCCAGGCACAAATGTTACATATGATTAGGTAAAAGAATGCATATAActctgcaaatatactaaaatcattgaattttCCACTTCAAATTAGTGAcctttatggtatgtaaattatctctcaataaaactgttaaaaatgtaTGATTCCATACAGTACCTACATTCTGGTAGTAGGAATCAGGGTGATTAGTGATTGAAAGGGACCATTAAAGGATGATTCTTGGCTGGtgataatatttgttttcctGACCAATGTGTGTAGCAAATATAGATGTGTTCTACCTCGTAAAAATTCATGGAGTTGTACACTAGTTTTAGATATCTTAAATGCAAACAAGAGAGTGTGCTGTAAAAAGTACAGAATTTCAAGGAGGACTTAACCATCCACAATCCTGGTGGGAAGATTCATTATGGACCTTGTGTTAGGAAATGATAGATTAAGAGACATGAAATGTATAAGTACATAAATCATTTCTAAGCACAACTTAAGGACTAGACTAGGAGTTCACTGGAAGCTATTCTACATGGATGTCATTAGGAGTTTTATCCAGCATGAGTTTTCTCATGATGCCTAAGGGATACGAGTTTACTGAAAGCTTGCCCACAGAcattacatttataaggtttttctccagtgtgtaCTCTCTTGTGCACAGTAAGATTACTCCTTACActgaaggttttcccacattgattacactcatagggtttctctccagtgtgagttcgtATGTGTATTGTAAGGGATACACGCCTCCTAAAGGCTTTTCCACACTCACTACACTTAAAGGGTTTCTTTTCTCTGGTATGACATTTCATATGTCTCCTGTGACATAAGAGACCACTGAAgactttcccacattccttacattcatattCTTTCATTCTCATGTGAATTTTCTTGTGCAAAGTCAGGAAAGATTTTATcctgaaggcttttccacattgaTTACACAAaaagggtttttctccagtatgaattctcacATGTTCTTTAAGGCATGAGCGATccctgaaggctttcccacagtcaTTGCACTTacagggtttctctccagtatggattTTCTTGTGCACAATAAGATTAGAGCTCATTCTAAAAGTTTTTCCACATTGATCACACTTGTAAGGTTTCTCTCCGGTATGTATCCTCAGGTGTGTCTTTAGGGATGACTGACTACTTAGTGCTTTTCCACAGTGACTACATTTAAAGgatttctctccagtgtggattctCTCATGTCTTCTAAGGTATGGGAGAATACTGAAGGTTTTCCCACAATCATCACATGTATAGGGTTTCTTTCCAGTATGCATTGCCTTGTGCACAGTCAGCGCAGAGCTCCTACTGTAGGTTTTGCTGCACTGATTACATTTGTAGGGTTTTTCTTTTGAATGAATTCCTTGATGTTGTCTGAGAAGTGAGCTATCCCTGAAAGTTTTTCCACAGTCACggcattcatagggcttctccccagtatgaattcttttGTGCCGTGTAAGGTAAGAGGTTGAGCTGTAGGTTTTCTCACATTgattacatttaaaacatttttctctagTGTGGGTTCTCATGTGCAACTTCATGGATGAGTGGTTCTGTAATACTTTACCACATTGACTACATTGAAAGGATTTCTCCCTGTGAGTTTTTTTATGCTTCTTAAGGTCTAAGGTTGAAGTTAAGACTTCTCCACAGACACTGTAGTCACAGGATTTCTCTCTTGTATGTTGTCTCTTGCGCACAGCTACATAAGAGCTCTTGATGAAggtattttcatctttcttatatTCACAGGATTTTTCCCCATGAAGAATTTTGTCACATGGCTTAAGATGTGAACAATCTGTGAGGGCTTTCCCAGAGTCAAGGCATTGATGGGGTTTCTCTCCAGGATGAATTCTCTGACTCTGAGTAATACTGGATTTCAAGCTCAAGGCTTCAACAATTTCACACCATTCAATGGATTTGCCTCCATGAGTTTGCTCcttttgataaaaaatattgagTTATGATCATGAGTTATCATATTCATTATATTGATGGAGAATTTCCCTTCCCATAAATTCTGACATGTCTAACACTTTATTAGCATTAGAGTTTACTTAACATTTTCATAGTGAATGTGCAAAGTTTCTGAGTGAGTTTATCAGCTTGAATAAGCTGAATGCTATACCAAATAGCTCCATCGAAGTCTCTTCAACAGTTTTAACATACAATTGTCTTAGAGTGAACtatattttaagcatttaataTCTAATCTccattatgaaaatatttactttgagaATTCTCTGTAACCATTTTGTGTGCTAGGTTACAAGTTTCCTTCAAATTAATGATATTTAGAGAATCTCCTGCTTTCTGTTGGTCAAACAAACGTGGTATCACTTGCCTCAAATTACCCTATAGTTCATGTGCTCCTTTTCTATCATATGGAATTCTGGACTTCTAATATGGAGGACAAGAAATTATCCCA
The Equus quagga isolate Etosha38 unplaced genomic scaffold, UCLA_HA_Equagga_1.0 232713_RagTag, whole genome shotgun sequence DNA segment above includes these coding regions:
- the LOC124233795 gene encoding zinc finger protein 525-like — translated: EQTHGGKSIEWCEIVEALSLKSSITQSQRIHPGEKPHQCLDSGKALTDCSHLKPCDKILHGEKSCEYKKDENTFIKSSYVAVRKRQHTREKSCDYSVCGEVLTSTLDLKKHKKTHREKSFQCSQCGKVLQNHSSMKLHMRTHTREKCFKCNQCEKTYSSTSYLTRHKRIHTGEKPYECRDCGKTFRDSSLLRQHQGIHSKEKPYKCNQCSKTYSRSSALTVHKAMHTGKKPYTCDDCGKTFSILPYLRRHERIHTGEKSFKCSHCGKALSSQSSLKTHLRIHTGEKPYKCDQCGKTFRMSSNLIVHKKIHTGEKPCKCNDCGKAFRDRSCLKEHVRIHTGEKPFLCNQCGKAFRIKSFLTLHKKIHMRMKEYE